Proteins from one Halovivax limisalsi genomic window:
- the gcvPA gene encoding aminomethyl-transferring glycine dehydrogenase subunit GcvPA, with amino-acid sequence MHGSRTTGSPFAPHTATETAAMLDEVGVDSVEDLFDIPESVRFDESFGIEARTERDTRELVGAVLDRNDDLVELLGRGHYSYYVPSLVDHLSDRSEFLTSYTQYQPEVSQGFLQALFEYQSLLVELTGLEIANCSMYDAATALGEAATLAERVRSVSGSTVLVPELLADAKRSTLENYTAGTDLAIEAYPTADGAADVDAIEARLGDDVVMLYAENPTVRGTIEEGLTAMGEAAAAADALFVLGSDPVALSVLQRPADVGADVVVGDASVLGLPTAYGMGLGIFATKEDYLRQVPGRLVGVSEDADDRRAFTLTLQTREQHIRRERATSNICTNQAWVALRTAIHAAALGPGGMVDLGTRDVRRARDLAERVDDLMGVKAPVHDRHHFREFVARVDQPAGAIASDLEDRGYAVHTLDDHRIQVCVSGATDDELDDFVDALAEVSR; translated from the coding sequence ATGCACGGCTCACGCACGACGGGGAGTCCGTTCGCTCCTCACACGGCGACGGAGACGGCGGCGATGCTCGACGAGGTGGGCGTCGACTCGGTCGAGGACCTCTTCGACATTCCGGAGTCGGTCCGGTTCGACGAGTCGTTCGGGATCGAGGCCCGAACGGAACGGGACACTCGCGAACTCGTCGGCGCCGTCCTCGATCGGAACGACGACCTGGTCGAACTGCTCGGGCGCGGTCACTACAGCTACTACGTCCCCTCGCTGGTCGATCACCTCTCGGATCGATCCGAGTTTCTCACCTCCTACACCCAGTACCAGCCCGAGGTCTCGCAGGGCTTTCTCCAGGCGCTCTTCGAGTACCAGTCGCTGCTCGTCGAACTGACGGGCCTCGAGATCGCCAACTGCTCGATGTACGACGCGGCGACGGCGCTGGGCGAGGCCGCGACGCTGGCGGAGCGAGTCCGGAGCGTCTCCGGGTCGACCGTTCTCGTCCCCGAATTGCTGGCCGACGCCAAGCGTTCGACGCTCGAGAACTACACGGCCGGGACCGATCTCGCGATCGAGGCGTATCCGACCGCGGACGGCGCCGCCGACGTCGACGCGATCGAGGCTCGTCTCGGCGACGACGTCGTCATGCTCTACGCCGAGAATCCGACGGTCCGCGGGACGATCGAGGAGGGGCTAACGGCGATGGGCGAGGCCGCCGCGGCCGCGGACGCGCTGTTCGTCCTCGGCTCCGACCCGGTCGCGCTCTCCGTCCTGCAGCGGCCGGCCGACGTGGGCGCCGACGTTGTCGTCGGCGATGCGAGCGTTCTCGGGCTGCCGACCGCCTACGGCATGGGCCTCGGCATCTTCGCCACGAAGGAAGACTACCTCCGGCAGGTGCCCGGCAGACTGGTCGGCGTCAGCGAGGACGCCGACGACCGGCGTGCGTTCACGCTCACCCTCCAGACGCGCGAGCAGCACATCCGGCGAGAACGCGCGACGAGTAACATCTGCACCAACCAGGCGTGGGTCGCGCTCCGGACGGCGATCCACGCGGCCGCCCTCGGCCCCGGGGGCATGGTCGACCTCGGCACGCGGGACGTCCGCCGAGCGCGCGACCTGGCCGAACGGGTCGACGACCTGATGGGCGTCAAAGCCCCGGTCCACGACCGGCACCACTTCCGGGAGTTCGTCGCGCGCGTCGACCAGCCCGCGGGGGCGATCGCGTCGGACCTCGAGGATCGGGGCTACGCCGTCCACACCCTCGACGACCACCGGATCCAGGTGTGCGTCTCCGGCGCGACGGACGACGAACTCGACGACTTCGTCGACGCCCTCGCGGAGGTGAGCCGATGA
- the gcvPB gene encoding aminomethyl-transferring glycine dehydrogenase subunit GcvPB, producing the protein MSGDSASARSDDRHDAAADDANEVRFDQARWSTDGTYEPLLSEKDQTEVSVDAEEAGLPDELTRDSLELPGLSESELARHYTRLSQHTYGITSGPYPLGSCTMKYNPPFTEDVAALPGAAVHPDRSEDSIQGTLELCYRLQDYLARIGGMDAVTLQPPAGAAGEFVGIRVAAAYHEHNGEGHRDEVVVPESAHGTNFATAALAGYDVVSLPSDDEGRVDLDALDAALSENTAALMLTNPNTLGLFERDIEEIAEMVHDVGGLLYYDGANLNALLGRARPGDMGFDVMHYNVHKTFATPHGGGGPGAGPVGVVDDLAPFLPAPRVREATAGRNGSDPTTASTGAEYELFDPEHTIGKVHGFQGNWLVLVKAFAYIARLGDEGLTDASAKAVLNANYLGSRIDYEIPYGPFHHEFVASAGEQDAADVAKRMLDYGVHPPTTKWPEIVPEALMTEPTEVETKSTLDQLAAAFDAVAAEDDATLEDAPNRTTAKRIDQTSAARTPRLSWQALDDGEE; encoded by the coding sequence ATGAGCGGCGATTCCGCGAGTGCGCGATCGGACGACCGGCACGACGCGGCTGCGGACGACGCGAACGAGGTCCGGTTCGACCAGGCCCGCTGGTCGACCGACGGGACTTACGAGCCCCTGCTCTCCGAGAAGGACCAGACCGAAGTGTCGGTCGACGCCGAGGAAGCGGGGCTTCCCGACGAGCTGACGCGGGACTCGCTCGAACTGCCCGGCCTCTCCGAGTCGGAGCTCGCGCGCCACTACACCCGCCTCTCCCAGCACACCTACGGGATCACCAGCGGCCCGTACCCGCTCGGCTCCTGTACGATGAAGTACAACCCGCCGTTCACCGAGGACGTCGCCGCGCTCCCCGGCGCCGCGGTCCACCCGGACCGCTCCGAGGACTCGATCCAGGGCACGCTCGAACTGTGCTACCGTCTGCAGGACTACCTCGCGCGGATCGGCGGCATGGACGCCGTGACCCTGCAGCCCCCGGCGGGTGCGGCCGGCGAGTTCGTCGGGATCCGCGTCGCCGCGGCCTACCACGAGCACAACGGCGAGGGCCACCGCGACGAGGTGGTCGTCCCCGAGAGCGCTCACGGGACGAACTTCGCGACGGCGGCGCTGGCCGGCTACGACGTGGTCTCGCTGCCGAGCGACGACGAAGGCCGGGTCGACCTCGACGCGCTCGACGCGGCGCTCTCGGAGAACACCGCGGCGCTCATGCTCACCAACCCGAACACGCTGGGGCTCTTCGAGCGCGACATCGAGGAGATCGCCGAAATGGTCCACGACGTCGGGGGGCTGCTCTACTACGACGGCGCGAACCTGAACGCCCTGCTGGGTCGGGCCCGACCGGGCGACATGGGCTTCGACGTGATGCACTACAACGTCCACAAGACGTTCGCGACGCCCCACGGCGGCGGTGGCCCCGGCGCCGGCCCGGTCGGCGTGGTCGACGACCTGGCGCCCTTCTTGCCGGCCCCGCGCGTTCGGGAAGCGACGGCGGGGCGGAACGGATCGGATCCGACGACGGCGAGCACCGGCGCGGAGTACGAACTCTTCGACCCCGAGCACACGATCGGCAAGGTCCACGGCTTCCAGGGCAACTGGCTCGTCCTGGTGAAGGCCTTCGCGTACATCGCCCGGCTGGGCGACGAGGGCCTGACGGACGCGAGCGCGAAGGCGGTCCTCAACGCGAACTACCTGGGGAGCCGGATCGACTACGAGATTCCCTACGGCCCCTTCCACCACGAGTTCGTCGCGAGCGCGGGCGAGCAGGACGCCGCCGACGTGGCCAAGCGGATGCTCGACTACGGCGTCCACCCGCCGACGACCAAGTGGCCCGAAATCGTCCCCGAGGCCCTGATGACCGAACCCACGGAGGTCGAGACGAAGTCGACGCTCGACCAACTCGCCGCGGCGTTCGACGCGGTAGCCGCGGAGGACGACGCGACGCTCGAGGACGCGCCAAACCGGACCACCGCGAAACGCATCGACCAGACGAGCGCGGCGCGGACCCCGCGGCTCTCGTGGCAGGCGCTCGACGACGGCGAAGAGTAG
- a CDS encoding HAD family hydrolase, with protein MSDIDAVCFDLDSTLCVSNQSDGDVHAAVFDRAGIDPLFSPEDVRAVDSADVETAETDAEFYANLYRATVANCSTARDVDPSLLDELGEITAEVVDQTDVSFRPGAEEMLASARDRYDVGLITNGGKETQRAKLETLGIADAFDVAVYCDPTAGIDPKPATEPFRRALAGLTASAATTLYVGNDHSADVVGAHAAGLQSAWLPLDRPTGTTPSAPEPTPTYRLESPADLSTIL; from the coding sequence GTGTCAGACATCGACGCAGTCTGTTTCGATCTGGACAGCACCCTGTGCGTATCCAATCAGTCCGACGGCGACGTCCACGCCGCGGTGTTCGACCGCGCGGGCATCGACCCGCTCTTTTCGCCCGAAGACGTCCGCGCCGTCGATTCGGCCGACGTCGAGACGGCCGAAACCGACGCCGAGTTCTACGCAAACCTCTACCGGGCGACGGTCGCGAACTGCTCGACGGCTCGCGACGTCGACCCGTCGCTGCTCGACGAACTCGGCGAGATCACCGCGGAGGTCGTCGACCAGACTGACGTGTCGTTTCGGCCGGGCGCCGAAGAGATGCTCGCGTCCGCCCGCGACCGGTACGACGTGGGGCTGATCACGAACGGCGGGAAGGAGACGCAGCGGGCGAAACTCGAAACGCTCGGCATCGCGGACGCCTTCGACGTCGCGGTGTACTGCGACCCGACGGCGGGAATCGACCCGAAGCCGGCGACGGAGCCGTTCCGACGGGCGCTCGCGGGGCTCACCGCGTCCGCCGCGACCACGCTGTACGTCGGCAACGACCACAGCGCCGACGTGGTCGGCGCGCACGCGGCCGGGCTGCAGTCGGCGTGGCTGCCGCTGGATCGCCCCACCGGGACGACGCCGAGCGCTCCCGAGCCGACCCCGACGTACCGGCTCGAATCGCCGGCGGACTTGTCGACGATTCTCTGA